The stretch of DNA GCGAGGTGGCCCTGAGCCTGCCCCGGACGTACGAGGCGCTGGTGCGGGACCGGGTCAAGTTCCGCGTAGGGCGGATCGTCTACCTGTCCTTCTCGCGCGACGAGACGCTGATGGGGTTCGCGTTTCCCAAGGAGGAGCGTGAAGGCCTGGTCGCGTCCGACCCCGACAAGTTCCTGATGCCCGAGCCGTCGGACCTCCGGTACAACTGGGTGGTCGTCCGCCTGGGCGCCATCGACGACGTCGAGATGCGCGAGATCGTCGTCGACGCATGGCGCATGGTCGTGCCCAAGAGCGTCGCCGGCGCACACCTGGACCGTGATCCCGCAGCCGGGCCCTGAAGACCGAGAGGAGAAGCGGCAACACTTTTCGCCATCGAGCAGGTCGGCCAGCTCGGGCGCGTACCGCGCCCGGACATTCGTGCAAGCCATGGCGTCCGGCGGCTCGTAGACCTGTGGGGAGCTGGCAGGGGGACAACCGAGAAGGAGGAGACATGCGTCGAAGGATCGCCTTCACGGCCGCGCTCGTCGTGGCGCTCGCCGGCATGGGGTCCGGCGTGGCCCGGGCCACCCAGACCACCCCCCGCGGGGCGTTCACCCCGCCCAAGGTCCAGAAGGCGTTCTACGACGACCATCTGGATGCGTTCGTCAGCACGGACACCTCCAGCAAGTTCTTCGCCAAGGCCATGGGCATCAACTTCTCGCCCGTCCTGGCCTCGCTCAAGCCCAAGGCCTTCCCCGAGATCTACGTGGTCAAGGGCCGCGCCGCGCAGGGCCAGCTCACGGTGCTCGGCTCCGAGCCGGGCGAGTCGAACTACTCCCCGATCTGGAACCGGGTCACGGTCACGTGGAAGCAGTCGGCCACCCCGGTCCTCCTCACCAGCGACACGCAGATCGACGATCGCGAGTCGGCCGGCGACCTCACCACGACGCGCACCAAGCTCCTGTTCGACTGTCCGGTGATCGCAGAGGACATCGACGCGGGCGCACACGTCGCGCCGCCCACGGTGTTCAAGACCTTCTACGACGCCCACCGGGACGGCATGCTCGCGACGGACGTGGGCTCCAAGACCCAGGCCAAGGCCAAGCACATCAATTTCTCGCCGGTCCTGGCCAATCTGGGCTCGAAGGCCTTCCCGGAGATCTACATCTTCCAGGGACGGATGGCCAAGGGTCAGCTCATGGTGCTCGGTTCGGAGCCCGGCGAGCCCGATTACTCCCCGGTGTGGGGAGAGACGTTCGCGCACTGGAAGGCCGGGGTGACCCCCCACGTGGTCAAGAGCGACACGGCGGTGGACCACCTCGCGGCGACGGGCAAGATCGTCCTTCAGGACACGACCTTGCTCCTGAACTGCCCGGTCACCGGGGAGGCGGGCCAGTAAGTCCCGGCGCGGCCGGCGTCCTCACAGCGTCGGAGGCGAAGCTCTGCCCGGTCACGCCCCCGGCTTGCTCCGGCGCTCCTGCAACACCCCGGCAGCCATCTGCCGTCCTCGAGATGCCGGATCTCGCCGACCTCCACCCCGCGTTCGACGAGTCCGTCCCGCGCGGCCTCGATGTCGGAGACGACCAGGTGCGTGCCCCGGACCGAGCCCGGGATCGCGTCGGTGATCCCGATCCCGATGGCGATCGAGCACGCCGAGCCCGGCGGCGTCAGCTGGACGACCCGCATCTCGTCGCCGACGCGGGTGTCGACCTCCAGGTTGAAGCCGGGCGCGTTCGAGGTAGAAGGACTTGGCGCGGTCCACGTCCGAGACGGGGATCAGCACGAGCTCGAGCTTGAAGTCCACGATGCAGCCTC from Actinomycetota bacterium encodes:
- a CDS encoding MmcQ/YjbR family DNA-binding protein, yielding MATIDGVREVALSLPRTYEALVRDRVKFRVGRIVYLSFSRDETLMGFAFPKEEREGLVASDPDKFLMPEPSDLRYNWVVVRLGAIDDVEMREIVVDAWRMVVPKSVAGAHLDRDPAAGP